In Streptomyces sp. NBC_01439, the following are encoded in one genomic region:
- a CDS encoding DedA family protein, whose product MHIQEWLETIPAVSIYLLVGLVIGLESLGIPLPGEIILVSSALLASQHGEIDPVVLGLCAITGAIVGDSIGYAIGRRGGKPLLDKLGRRFPKHFGPQQVALAERSFEKWGMWAVFFGRFVALLRIFAGPLAGVLHMPYWRFLVANVLGGILWAGGTTAVIYSVGIVAEPWLKRFSWLALALAVLFGLAVTLVVRSRMKKAAAAAGAADAEIPAQQTARAAVGE is encoded by the coding sequence GGAATGGCTGGAGACGATTCCGGCGGTCAGCATCTATCTCCTGGTGGGTCTGGTCATCGGGCTGGAAAGCCTCGGCATCCCGCTGCCGGGAGAGATCATCCTGGTCAGCTCGGCGCTGCTGGCCTCGCAGCACGGGGAGATCGACCCCGTGGTCCTCGGACTCTGCGCGATCACCGGGGCGATCGTGGGCGACTCGATCGGCTACGCCATCGGCCGCCGGGGCGGCAAGCCGCTGCTGGACAAGCTGGGCCGGCGCTTCCCCAAGCACTTCGGACCCCAGCAGGTGGCGCTGGCGGAACGCTCCTTCGAGAAGTGGGGCATGTGGGCCGTCTTCTTCGGACGGTTCGTGGCCCTGCTGCGGATCTTCGCCGGGCCGCTGGCGGGCGTGCTGCACATGCCCTACTGGCGCTTCCTGGTCGCGAACGTCCTCGGCGGCATCCTCTGGGCCGGCGGCACCACGGCCGTCATCTACTCGGTGGGGATCGTCGCCGAGCCGTGGCTGAAGCGGTTCTCCTGGCTGGCCCTGGCGCTCGCCGTGCTGTTCGGGCTCGCCGTGACGCTCGTGGTGCGCAGCCGGATGAAGAAGGCGGCCGCGGCCGCCGGGGCCGCCGACGCGGAGATCCCCGCGCAGCAGACGGCTCGGGCCGCCGTCGGCGAATGA